A region of Streptomyces deccanensis DNA encodes the following proteins:
- the sepH gene encoding septation protein SepH, whose protein sequence is MPELRVVAVSNDGTRLVLKAADSTEYTLPIDERLRAAVRGDRPRLGQIEIEVESHLRPRDIQARIRAGATAEEVAQLAGIPVDRVRRFEGPVLAERAFMAERARKTPVRRPGENAAGPQLGEAVQERLLLRGAEKDTVQWDSWRRDDGTWEVLLVYCVAGEPHSASWTYDPPRRLVQAVDDEARSLIGESDDLGTPEPSFPFVPRIARLPRDRPLDRQAERPVLPAPPEADEDMVSERDSLTSILEAVPSYRGDLVVPELPSAEPQEESSSVEEVAEEESAAPAASAGSAYADVLMPRSVNGHRDRLIGATDRQAEADGVRPGRRAAVPSWDEIVFGTRRKKQE, encoded by the coding sequence ATGCCCGAACTGCGTGTCGTGGCCGTCTCCAATGACGGCACACGGCTGGTGCTGAAGGCTGCCGATTCCACGGAGTACACGCTGCCGATCGACGAGCGGCTGCGTGCCGCCGTGCGCGGCGACCGTCCCCGCCTCGGCCAGATCGAGATCGAGGTGGAGAGCCATCTCCGGCCCCGTGACATCCAGGCGCGGATACGCGCGGGTGCCACGGCCGAGGAGGTCGCGCAGCTCGCCGGCATCCCCGTCGACCGGGTCCGCCGGTTCGAGGGCCCCGTCCTCGCCGAGCGGGCCTTCATGGCAGAGCGGGCGCGCAAGACCCCGGTCCGCCGCCCCGGCGAGAACGCCGCGGGACCCCAGCTCGGCGAGGCCGTCCAGGAGCGTCTGCTGCTGCGCGGTGCCGAGAAGGACACCGTCCAGTGGGACTCGTGGCGCCGCGACGACGGCACCTGGGAAGTGCTGTTGGTGTACTGCGTCGCGGGTGAACCGCACTCGGCGAGCTGGACCTACGACCCGCCCCGGCGGCTCGTCCAGGCCGTCGACGACGAGGCGCGCTCGCTGATCGGCGAGTCCGACGACCTCGGGACGCCCGAGCCGAGCTTCCCGTTCGTGCCGAGGATCGCGCGGCTCCCCCGTGACCGCCCCCTGGACCGCCAGGCGGAACGTCCCGTCCTGCCCGCGCCGCCCGAGGCCGACGAGGACATGGTGAGCGAGCGCGACTCGCTCACCAGCATCCTGGAGGCCGTTCCCAGCTACCGGGGCGACCTGGTGGTGCCCGAACTGCCCTCCGCCGAACCGCAGGAGGAGTCCTCCTCCGTCGAGGAAGTGGCGGAGGAGGAGTCCGCGGCCCCCGCGGCCTCGGCCGGTTCCGCCTACGCGGACGTCCTCATGCCTCGGTCGGTCAACGGCCACCGCGACCGGCTCATCGGCGCCACCGACCGCCAGGCCGAGGCGGACGGCGTCCGGCCGGGGCGGCGCGCGGCAGTGCCGAGCTGGGACGAGATCGTGTTCGGGACGAGACGCAAGAAGCAGGAGTAA
- a CDS encoding thymidine kinase — protein MPELVFFSGTMDCGKSTLALQIEHNRSARGLQGMIFTRDDRAGEGKLSSRLGLVTDAVEVEDGQDLYAYLVDHLSQGRRADYVIADEAQFLAPGQIDQLARVVDDLGLDVYAFGITTDFRSKLFPGSQRLVELADRVEVLQVEALCWCGARATHNARTIGGQMVVEGAQVVVGDVNQPDDIGYEVLCRRHHRRRMTAATAHAGALSPDVLPVETV, from the coding sequence ATGCCCGAGCTGGTGTTCTTCTCCGGAACCATGGACTGCGGGAAGTCCACGCTGGCCCTCCAGATAGAGCACAACCGCTCGGCGCGCGGCCTGCAGGGCATGATCTTCACGCGTGACGACCGCGCCGGCGAGGGCAAACTGTCGTCACGGCTCGGCCTGGTGACCGACGCGGTGGAGGTCGAGGACGGCCAGGACCTCTACGCCTACCTCGTCGACCACCTCTCCCAGGGCCGCCGCGCGGACTATGTGATCGCCGACGAGGCCCAGTTCCTCGCCCCGGGGCAGATCGACCAACTCGCCCGCGTCGTGGACGACCTGGGCCTGGACGTCTACGCCTTCGGCATCACGACCGACTTCCGCTCCAAGCTCTTCCCCGGCTCCCAACGCCTGGTCGAGCTGGCCGACCGCGTCGAGGTTCTCCAGGTCGAGGCCCTGTGCTGGTGCGGCGCCCGTGCCACCCACAACGCCCGCACCATAGGCGGTCAGATGGTCGTGGAGGGCGCCCAGGTCGTCGTCGGCGACGTCAACCAGCCGGACGACATCGGCTACGAGGTCCTCTGCCGCCGTCACCACCGCCGCCGGATGACGGCGGCCACGGCCCACGCGGGCGCCCTCTCCCCGGACGTCCTGCCGGTAGAGACGGTCTGA
- a CDS encoding VOC family protein yields MTEARGSTGLNGAVYPPGTPCWVSLMVHGTATTQEFYGALFGWEFQPGPQQLGPYVRALLDGRQVAGIGQLPPDRHLPIAWTPYFASPDADRTAETVRHCGGTVGVGPLDAGDAGRLVIASDPAGAVFGIWQAVEHLGADITGVPGTPAWDELLTVDSSLVAKFYETVFGYEEEPVVSADLDYVTLRVGGRPVAGIHGVGGALPRDRGPHWLTYFEVTDPAEAANRVIELGGHVLEPAHDTPHGPVATLADPEGAKFAVVRTEHRTAGGGGHTAE; encoded by the coding sequence ATGACCGAGGCACGGGGGTCGACCGGCCTGAACGGCGCGGTGTATCCACCGGGCACACCTTGCTGGGTGAGCCTGATGGTGCACGGGACGGCCACGACCCAGGAGTTCTACGGGGCCCTGTTCGGCTGGGAGTTCCAGCCCGGCCCCCAGCAGCTCGGCCCGTATGTGCGGGCACTGCTCGACGGGCGCCAGGTGGCGGGGATCGGCCAGCTGCCGCCGGACCGTCATCTCCCCATCGCCTGGACGCCCTACTTCGCCTCGCCCGACGCGGACCGGACCGCGGAGACCGTGCGGCACTGCGGAGGCACCGTCGGCGTGGGCCCGTTGGACGCCGGTGACGCGGGCCGTCTGGTGATCGCCTCCGACCCCGCGGGCGCCGTCTTCGGCATCTGGCAGGCGGTGGAGCACCTCGGCGCGGACATCACCGGCGTCCCCGGCACGCCCGCCTGGGACGAACTCCTCACCGTCGACAGCTCACTGGTCGCCAAGTTCTACGAGACGGTGTTCGGCTACGAGGAGGAGCCGGTGGTCTCGGCCGACCTCGACTACGTCACCCTGCGCGTCGGGGGGCGCCCGGTGGCCGGCATCCATGGCGTCGGCGGCGCGCTCCCCCGTGACCGGGGCCCCCACTGGCTGACCTACTTCGAGGTGACCGACCCCGCCGAGGCCGCCAACCGCGTCATCGAACTCGGCGGCCACGTCCTCGAACCGGCCCATGACACCCCTCACGGGCCGGTCGCGACCCTGGCCGACCCGGAGGGCGCGAAGTTCGCGGTGGTGCGCACGGAACACCGGACCGCCGGCGGAGGCGGTCACACGGCCGAGTGA
- a CDS encoding DUF5998 family protein, whose product MAKTSTTTQGLRAAIERSGYYPALVAEAVEAAVGGEAIKSYLVHQETTFDANEVRRHVTVLVLTGNRFIVSHTDEQAADSTSPTPYATTSTESVKIGRISSVVLSRVVANPESYTPGTLPREVVLTIGWGAVSRIDLEPAACGDPNCEADHGYTGSSTADDLSLRVSEAGDGPETVRQALAFAQSLSEATADTAR is encoded by the coding sequence ATGGCCAAGACCAGTACGACGACCCAGGGGCTGCGTGCGGCGATCGAGCGCAGCGGCTACTACCCGGCCCTCGTGGCCGAGGCGGTGGAGGCCGCTGTCGGCGGCGAGGCCATCAAGTCGTACCTGGTCCATCAGGAGACGACCTTCGACGCGAACGAGGTGCGGCGGCACGTCACCGTCCTCGTCCTCACGGGCAACCGCTTCATCGTGAGCCACACCGACGAGCAGGCCGCCGACAGTACGTCGCCCACGCCGTACGCCACGACGTCGACCGAGTCGGTGAAGATCGGCCGCATCTCGTCGGTCGTGCTCAGCCGGGTCGTCGCCAATCCCGAGTCGTACACCCCGGGCACCCTGCCCCGCGAGGTCGTCCTGACCATCGGCTGGGGAGCCGTCTCCCGCATCGACCTGGAGCCCGCCGCCTGCGGCGACCCCAACTGCGAGGCGGACCACGGGTACACGGGCAGCTCGACGGCGGACGACCTCAGCCTGCGCGTGAGCGAGGCAGGGGACGGCCCGGAGACCGTGCGTCAGGCCCTCGCCTTCGCGCAGTCCCTCTCCGAGGCGACCGCGGACACCGCCCGCTGA
- a CDS encoding alkaline phosphatase family protein, whose product MALPTWDHPEPLALGSAPVPEYGVGSLADLLPTLAAGMGVPDTTASIPELTAADRACVFLVDGLGWEQLKAHPDEAPYLTALLASSRGGTGRPITAGYPATTATSLASVGTGLPPGAHGLPGYTVRDPRTGELMNQLRWQPWTSPQAWQPYPTIFQLADRAGVHTAQVTSPAFQNTPLTQIALSGGTFHGRLSGEDRMDLAAEQLAAGDRALIYTYYSELDGAGHRFGVDSDAWRGQLMHVDRLVQRLAEQLPPRTALYVTADHGMIDIPFDEQHRIDFDEDWELRAGVALLGGEGRARHVYAVPGAESDVLTCWREVLGEQFWIASRDEAVAAGWFGPHIDERVYARIGDVVAAAHDDVLIVASEREPKESAMVGNHGSMTPVEQLVPLLEVRS is encoded by the coding sequence ATGGCCCTGCCCACCTGGGACCACCCGGAACCCCTGGCCCTCGGCTCCGCCCCCGTCCCCGAGTACGGCGTCGGTTCGCTCGCCGACCTTCTGCCCACCCTCGCGGCGGGCATGGGGGTCCCCGACACGACCGCTTCGATACCGGAACTGACAGCGGCCGACCGCGCCTGTGTGTTCCTGGTCGACGGCCTGGGCTGGGAGCAGCTGAAGGCACACCCCGACGAGGCGCCCTACCTGACGGCGCTGCTCGCGTCCTCGCGCGGCGGCACCGGCCGGCCCATCACCGCCGGGTACCCCGCCACCACCGCGACCTCCCTCGCCTCCGTCGGCACCGGCCTGCCGCCGGGCGCACACGGACTGCCCGGCTACACGGTCCGCGATCCGCGGACCGGCGAGCTGATGAACCAGCTCCGCTGGCAGCCGTGGACGTCGCCGCAGGCGTGGCAGCCGTACCCCACGATCTTCCAGCTCGCCGACCGGGCGGGTGTGCACACCGCCCAGGTCACCTCTCCGGCCTTCCAGAACACGCCCCTCACCCAGATCGCGCTGAGCGGCGGCACCTTCCACGGCCGCCTCTCCGGCGAGGACCGCATGGACCTGGCCGCCGAGCAACTGGCCGCCGGGGACCGAGCGTTGATCTACACCTACTACTCCGAGCTGGACGGAGCGGGACACCGTTTCGGGGTCGACTCCGACGCCTGGCGCGGCCAGCTCATGCACGTCGACCGGCTGGTCCAGCGCCTGGCCGAGCAACTGCCGCCGCGCACCGCCCTGTACGTCACCGCCGACCACGGCATGATCGACATTCCGTTCGACGAGCAGCACCGCATCGACTTCGACGAGGACTGGGAGCTGCGCGCCGGGGTCGCCCTGCTGGGCGGCGAGGGCCGGGCCCGCCACGTGTACGCGGTGCCGGGCGCCGAGTCGGACGTCCTGACCTGCTGGCGCGAGGTGCTCGGCGAGCAGTTCTGGATCGCCTCGCGCGACGAGGCCGTCGCGGCGGGCTGGTTCGGCCCGCACATCGACGAACGCGTGTACGCGCGCATTGGGGACGTGGTCGCGGCGGCCCACGACGACGTCCTGATCGTCGCCTCCGAGCGGGAGCCCAAGGAGTCGGCGATGGTCGGCAACCACGGTTCGATGACCCCCGTCGAACAGCTGGTCCCGCTCCTCGAAGTACGCTCCTGA
- a CDS encoding sulfurtransferase has product MNVIISASDLGHELAGDRPPVILDVRWQLGGPNLRPEYEKAHIPGAVFVDLDAELAGPAGSGGRHPLPDLGTFGAAMRAAGVSADRPVVVYDGGLNWAAARAWWLLRWAGHPSVRVLDGGLAAWTGALTAEIPEPAPGTFEPVPGALPLLDADGAAALARTGLLLDARAAERYRGDVEPIDPVGGHIPGAVSAPTTENVAESGRFRTAAELSDRFEGLGVTADSEVGVYCGSGVSGAHQVLALAVAGIPAALYVGSWSEWSRDGERPVATGSDPQ; this is encoded by the coding sequence ATGAACGTCATCATCTCGGCCTCCGACCTCGGACACGAACTGGCGGGAGACCGCCCGCCGGTGATCCTGGACGTCCGCTGGCAGTTGGGCGGCCCGAACCTGCGCCCCGAGTACGAGAAGGCCCACATCCCGGGGGCCGTCTTCGTCGACCTGGACGCCGAACTCGCCGGTCCGGCGGGTTCCGGCGGCCGCCATCCGCTGCCCGACCTCGGTACCTTCGGCGCGGCGATGCGCGCGGCCGGCGTCTCGGCCGACCGGCCCGTCGTCGTGTACGACGGCGGGCTCAACTGGGCCGCCGCGCGCGCGTGGTGGCTGCTCCGCTGGGCCGGCCACCCCTCCGTGCGCGTCCTGGACGGTGGTCTGGCGGCCTGGACCGGCGCGCTGACGGCCGAGATCCCGGAGCCCGCCCCCGGCACCTTCGAGCCCGTCCCCGGCGCGCTGCCGCTGCTCGACGCGGACGGTGCCGCCGCGCTGGCCCGCACCGGACTGCTCCTGGACGCACGGGCCGCCGAACGCTACCGGGGCGACGTGGAACCCATCGACCCGGTCGGCGGGCACATCCCGGGCGCGGTGTCGGCCCCCACCACGGAGAACGTGGCCGAATCCGGCCGCTTCCGCACCGCCGCCGAACTGAGCGACCGCTTCGAGGGACTCGGCGTGACCGCCGACTCCGAGGTCGGCGTGTACTGCGGCTCCGGTGTCTCCGGCGCCCACCAGGTGCTGGCGCTGGCCGTGGCGGGCATCCCGGCGGCCCTGTACGTGGGCTCGTGGTCGGAGTGGTCCCGGGACGGCGAGCGCCCGGTGGCCACCGGGTCCGACCCCCAGTGA